A DNA window from Onychostoma macrolepis isolate SWU-2019 chromosome 13, ASM1243209v1, whole genome shotgun sequence contains the following coding sequences:
- the c9orf72 gene encoding guanine nucleotide exchange factor C9orf72 homolog, whose amino-acid sequence MSAACPPQSPGVAKTEVLVEDWCPVLAATFAYWDNILGPRVQHIWAPKGQGLSLLSDGEVTFLANHTLNGEILRSAECGAVDVKFFVLAEKGVIIVSLIFDGELKGDKNTCALSIILPQSELSFYLPLHSVCVERLKHIIRKGRICMQKGYNIISVLSSEIVPIMELLTSMKKHSVPEEVDLKDTVLNDDDIGDSCHEDFLHKAISSHLQTCGCSMVVGSNPEKVNKIVLTLCLFLTPAERKCSRLCHPDGSFKYDTGLFVQGLLKDSTGSFVLPYRQVLYSPYPTTHIDVDINTVKQMPPCHEHTYHQRRYMRAELSAYWKAASEDDISSDNLINAQDSYTPDLNIFQDVMHKDTLVKSFIDEVFLLKPGLSLRSVYLSHFLLLMHRKALTLLRYIEDETQKGKKPFRSLRNLKTDLDLTVEGDLNIIMAMAEKLRAGLHSFVFGKSFLTSVQERDLLINF is encoded by the exons ATGTCTGCAGCCTGTCCCCCGCAGTCTCCTGGTGTGGCTAAGACTGAAGTGCTGGTAGAGGACTGGTGTCCCGTGCTGGCTGCAACCTTTGCTTACTGGGACAACATCCTGGGACCTCGTGTACAGCACATCTGGGCCCCCAAAGGTCAGGGGTTGTCGCTGCTCAGTGATGGAGAGGTCACGTTTCTGGCCAATCACACGCTGAACGGCGAGATTTTGCGAAGCGCGGAGTGTGGCGCAGTGGATGTGAAGTTCTTCGTCTTGGCAGAAAAGGGAGTCATCATAGTCTCGCTCATTTTTGACGGAGAACTCAAGGGTGATAAGAATACTTGCGCGCTGTCAATCATCCTGCCGCAGTCAGAGCTAAGCTTTTACCTGCCACTGcacagtgtgtgtgtagagagaCTCAAACACATCATCCGCAAGGGACGCATCTGCATGCAGAAG GGTTACAACATAATCTCTGTGTTGTCATCTGAGATTGTTCCCATAATGGAGCTTCTTACCTCCATGAAGAAACACAGTGTACCAGAGGAAGTGGAT CTAAAGGACACTGTGCTCAATGATGATGATATTGGAGACAGCTGTCACGAAGACTTTTTACACAA GGCTATCAGCTCTCATCTTCAGACCTGCGGCTGTTCCATGGTGGTTGGCAGCAATCCTGAGAAAGTCAATAAG ATCGTGCTCACGCTGTGCCTCTTCCTCACCCCTGCGGAGAGAAAGTGCTCTCGACTATGTCACCCCGACGGCTCATTTAAATATGACACTGGCCTCTTTGTTCAAGGCCTCCTTAAG GACTCCACAGGCAGCTTCGTGTTGCCCTACCGGCAGGTGCTCTACTCTCCGTACCCCACCACCCACATCGACGTGGACATTAACACGGTCAAGCAGATGCCACCCTGCCATGAGCACACGTATCATCAGCGGCGCTACATGCGTGCTGAGCTCAGTGCCTACTGGAAAGCCGCCAGCGAGGATGACATCAGTTCTGACAACCTCATCAATGCCCAGGACTCCTACACACCAGACTT AAATATATTTCAAGACGTGATGCACAAAGACACACTTGTGAAGTCTTTCATAGATGAG GTGTTTCTTTTGAAACCAGGTCTGTCTCTGCGGAGTGTGTATTTGTCCCACTTCCTTCTCTTGATGCACAGGAAGGCCCTGACACTGCTCAGATATATTGAGGATGAGAC gCAGAAGGGCAAAAAACCTTTCAGATCTCTACGCAACTTGAAAACTGATTTGGACTTAACGGTGGAGGGTGACCTGAATATCATCATGGCGATGGCGGAGAAGCTCCGGGCAGGCCTTCACTCCTTTGTTTTTGGGAAGTCTTTCCTTACCAGTGTGCAGGAACGTGACCTCCTCATTAACTTCTGA